Below is a window of Halolamina sp. CBA1230 DNA.
CAACAGGCCATCAGCGCTTTCGCCTCCGGCGTCTCGAAGTAGGCGTCGCCGAGCTCGCGCGTCGAGCTCAGGGGGATCTGTGCGAGATCGACGAGTCCGCTGGGGCCTTCCCGCCGAGCGGCGTCGAAGAGCGTCCGGCCGGCAGCGACGGAGGGGAGTGGCTGTCCCAGCAACGGTGCGAGATTCTCGGCGAACCGGCCGAACTCCTCGTGGAGCGTCTCCCAGCCCTCGGCGTCGGCTGGGGAGTGCGCTTCGAACTCCTCACGGGTTCGGTCGGCGTCCTGATAGACCCGCAGAGCGTCACCGCCCGGGTAGACGTTCGCGAACGGTTTGTCGGTCTGTGAGAACGCGAGCCCCGCCTCACGGAGTTCGTCGCCGAACTCCTCGAAGACCTGCGAGCCGAGGAAGAGGTTCTGGTTCGTCGAGTGGGTGTCGTGGGTATAGCTCTCGCGAGTGAGTTCGTCGCTGCGAACCGAGCCGCCGGGCTTGTCGTTGCGTTCGAGCACGCAGACGTCCCAGCCCTCGTCGGCGAGGTACAGCGCTGCTGTGAGGCCGTTGTGTCCCGCCCCGACGACGATGGCGTCGTACGTTTCGGCCATGCCCCAAGAGTTGTTTGGACGGAGACAGAAAGCTTTCGGCGGATGCAGGTCGTCGCTGGCCCTGTCGGCAGTCGCACGGCTCGCTCAGGAGGGGCTGTCGCTCCACAATTTGTCTCACGTCTTGGGACGATCGTCGACAAGAGAACTCATTCGGACTTCCACATCTGCGCCACTGGTGAGCGCCGCAAGTGGCCACGGCAGACCGTGACTCCGCCCCCAGAGCGGGTCGCCGTCGCTTCTGCCCGGAGAGTTCGTTCGCCTTCGCGTCGGTGCCGCGACCGATTTCCGTCGCCAAGCCGCGATCGTGGCGGTTCGTGGTGAGTGGAGCACCCGTTCGTTCGCACTCCTCGTCGTCGTACGCCCGCCACTCAGGCCCGTGATCGAGACGCTGTTCGTCGATGACCAGCCCACATCCTCGCAGACAGTTTCGATCGCGTTCGTGGTGACCCGGCCGTCGCACTCGGGACACTGGTTCGCGCTCGACTCCGTTCGGACGTCTTCGTCGAAGCCGCTCTCGTAGATGTCTCTAGTTGCCATCGTTCTCACCGTGTCTCGGGAACCCGCCAGTATGGCGCGCCCCGCACCCATTGAGGGGTAAATAAACACCTCGCGGAACGGCGGCGATATAGTGTCCTGCTTTGGCGAACTCAGACGTGCTAGTCGATAGCTTCAGACTGGAGCCTCTCGACCATTACTGAGACGATCAACGTCTGAAACACAGCGGAAAGCGGGAACCCGATGAACACCACGACGCCTCGAAATACTACCGTCACGAGTGGGGATGATTCGATGCCAGCTACGGAGAACAGGACAGCGAAGGGGAACGACGCCATATAGAGTACCCACACCGGAAGAAACAGCAGGAAACTGAGGGGGAGAACGATTGGTTTCCAGACCGCTTCGTAGAGTGAGAGCGTATCGAGCGCTACGAACCCAACAAACCCGACGAACACCCCCACGAGTATGCCGCCAGCAAGGAGTGGAGGAGACCCAAGCCAGCGGACGATCCGGTGAGTTTCACCTCGCTCATCGACTCTAAAGCGCGATCCAAAACCACCCGCGACCAGCATTACTGTGAGGAGGACACCGAGTAACGTGATCATGCCTACTGCTGTCGGCTCGAAGCACAACGGCTGGCAGTACTGGCCGCCCTGGAAGAACAGAAACGTGAGCGGATACGCGAGCAGTAAGAACGGGAGGACACATTGTCGGAGCCAGCTGCGATCCATACCATATGTCGTCACCTCTGTATCATAAGCGTGGCTTACAAACGAACACGGTGACATTTACTGTACGAACGATTCTATACCGCTCATAGAGGTCTGACTAAACCCCGTGAATTATCGATTCGAGTCGCTACCTTGGCGCGCATTGATGTTGCTTAATTCGCTCTGGGAGCCCGACTTTCCCACAAACAGGACAATTTCTGCAAGGGCGTCGGCGGCAGGTCATTCCAGGCGTCCAGAGTAGCCGCTAACTGTGCCTCAACGATTGGCGAGTCGGTCGTTCGTCGAGCTTCGCGGAAATGGGTCCGAAACCGTTCACGGGCTGTGAGGCTACGATCCTCGGGCATTTTGCTCGGGGGCACGTTCTGGTGTGCCCTCCACCCCTCTGGGAGCCCGATAGACTCGCCCCTATCGCGAACCCCTTTCAGCGGTTTCCCGGATAAATGTTGGACCGGTTAGTAAGGTCGTGGCTGCGCGCGCAGCGAAGTCCTCGTGAGCATCGCGAACGAGGGCACGTGAGACGAGCAACAGCGAGTCTCACGGAGCGAGCACGGAGCGGAGGGTGGGGTGGTGGGGCTTGGGTCGGCCCGGCGCACAGCAAAAAGAAGGCTGCGCCGACTGGCTATGCGTCCCACCAGCGGCCGCGCTCCGGGAAGTGGATGCTACTCCATCCGGTCACGGCCACCGAGATCCGGCCCTTGTACCAGTTCGTGGCCGCTTCGTGGATACGGACCTTCTCGCCTTCCTCGATCCACGGGGCGTCCGATGCTTTCCAAACTGTCAGTTTCGTTTGCCCGCTCTCGTCCGCGATCAGCCCGACTTGCTGGATGGCCGGCGAATCACTATCCCAGAGGGTCTCCACACGGCCTTCGATCGTGACCGTGCCGCGATCAACCTCATCGAGGGCGTCGATGGGCACCGAACCTGTGGGCGCCGTCTGCAACGCCTCGAACACCCGCACGACCGCACTCGTCATGTCCGTGCCGTCGACGACCGCGTCGGCCAGGCGTCGACTGATCGCCGCCCGCGACCAGCCATCCACCCGCGTCGCGAGTCGGTCTGCCTCCGTGTTCACTGTCGCCAGTTCATCCTGGGAGAGCTCCGCTCGGGGATCATCCCGTTCCGGGTCGGCCATCGGGTCCACGCTCGCGGCCCGCTGCTGGAACTCCCGCCGGCGCTGCTTGCTCCCTTCAGCGGCGACCTCTCGCGTGCGCTGCTCCCGACCCTCCTGCGTGCCCAGCTCGGCCTGGGTACTGATGCGCTCCAGTTCGGCTTCCCGCGCCCGAATGCGCTCCTCCTGTTCGAGGGTGACACCGTGAATCCGTTCTTGGCTCGTGTCCGCGATCCCATCCGGGTGGTTCGCATCGACCTTGGCCTGCGTCTCCTGCTCGACCGCCGCCTCGAACTCCGGCGTCTCGTCGACGACCGGGAAGCCGTCTTCATCGACCGCCTGACCGCCCGCTTTCTCGAATGCCTGTTCATCGACCGAAACGACCTTTCCGCTAGCGTTGTTACTAGACATTGGAATCGACCTGATTCCGAAGGCGCTGACGCGCCGACTCCGCGATGCTCCTACATCGCGGTTTTCCGACGACAACGACCGACAGAACCATCTGCGCGCTCTCGCTCGCGCCTTCGCGAGCGCCCTACCGGGCGCGAGCGAGAGCGCGCCTGCATGAGGTGGCCCCAACCAGCACCGCGCGCCGACCCGCCCGGAGCGAGCGGCCAGCGCATTCCCCGTTCGCCGCGACGCAACTACGTCCGTCGCGGTCGGCTGTGCCGAGGTCCGTAGGACCCGAACGGGTGAAGCGCTGGCGTCGAGGGCACATGCATTTTAGCCCGGAACGGGCGCGGGCGGTGCGGAGAGCGCCCGCACGCCCGGAATGGTCGGTCGCGAGCGACGCGGAGGGCGGCAGCGGCGAGCGGTGCGAGCCGTATCGCATCACACTAGCCAATCGGTAGAGCTCACTTGCCCAGCAATAGCCCCCAAGGCGGGACTGAAAGGGGCCGGGGGCTCGACGTACCCCGGCGACGCAAGCACCGCAGGAACGAGGCGCGCAGCGAGTCGCGGTCGTCGAGCCCCCGGGGGCTTTCGAGGAGGTCCCAATTGACGCTAACAGCTTTTTGTCTCTTCAGAAGGGGTTTACCCCAGCGCTAGCCACTAGGGATATGGCCCCGCTGACGCGTCGACAGCTCCTCCAACAGACGGCGGCCGGCGGAGGTGTTCTGGCCCTCGCCGGCTGTACTGCACCGAATCTTCCCGGGCACTCTGATGGCGAGTCGGTTCCGAAACCGTTCACGAACGACGCGTACACCGCGAGTTACACGACCGCTGGCCGCTGGCTGCAGGACGGTCACGATGGTGGCCGAACCGGAAACGCAGCCTCCATAGTCCCGCACGGCGACGTCGACGTGGCCTGGCTACGCCGTCCGGGGACTGACCCCCATAGCGCAACGGCGCCGATTGCCGGCCCGGACCAGGTCTACATCGCCTATGTTGAGTCACCGGATGATGCCGAGCACTCGGAAACCCACCTTGCAGGGTTCGACGCCGAATCCGGCGAGCAGCAACTCGACGTGGATCTCGGAATCGGCCGTGCCGTCGGCCTTGCGCTCGTCGACGAGACGCTCTTGGCCGTCACGCGCGGGGCGGACTACGAGCAGGCGACGCTGACAGGCCTTGCCCGCGACGACGGATCGACCCAGTGGACGGACACGATTCCGGACGTAACTGGCTCACCAGCAGTTGTGGATGAGACCTGCTACTTGGCGACGCGCGACGAAGATAACGCAGTGTACGCCTACACGCTGGATGGCACCCAACAATGGCGAACCTCAATCGAGGGGGAGTGCTACACGGCGCCCTGCGCCGACAGCGGTGGGGTCTACGTCGGATTAACTGACGGCCGTATTGCCGCACTCGATGCGACGACTGGGGATCGACGATGGAGCAAACAGATCGCCACTCGAGACGACTGTTGTCCGGACATTCAGGGCACACCGACGGTCGCCGACGGCCGCCTGTACGTCCCGGGTATCACCGAGGAACTCGTCGCCGCCGATACCGCCGATGGAACCGTGCTGTGGCGGACGGCGGTCGTGGACGAAGACTACGGCAACGCGATCCCGTCACCAGCCGTCACCGCCGAGACTGCGTACGTGAATACGTATCACGGAGGATTGGTTGCAATCGATATCTCGGACGGGACTGTTCGCTGGCGGTCGGCTGAAAGTGGGTACAATCAATCCCCTGCTGTTGGTGACGGTGGCGTAGTCGTTCCACAGAATGACGCTGTCGTCGCCTTCGAGACGGGTGACCGCCAAGCGTGGACCATCGAGATCACCGTCCCCGATATCGGAATGGCGGGCTACATCATGGACACAGACGTCGCACTAGCGCACGGTATGTGTTACGTCGGGGTTGCCGATGGGCGGATCTACGCAATCGGGAGCAGCGAGTAGAGTACACGAGTGCCTGGCAAGAAAAACGTCCACACCCCGTAATCGCCGGGCAACCGCGTATCTGTTCGAAAAGCGAGCGACCAGCGGATCGACATCCACTCCGCGGACACGGAGCGTCCGCTCGCTGGTGTCACGGCGACACCACGGCGGCACCTTGCGGGTCTGTGCGCTATTCGTTGGGGCCCACCGTGGCCCCCTTGACGGGGAACCACTGGTGGTCGTCCCACTGGAACCGCACGGGCCGTGCCGTCGGCCTGACCTCGGTATTCGTCGCCTGTTCGAGCAGCGTCCGCGACGCGACGAGGTCGGCGTGCCCCTCGAAGCCACACGGACACCGCAGCGTCTCGCGATGCCGGCGGGTCCGTTCGCGCTCACCACACTCCGGACACGTCTGGGAGGTCCACGCCTCGGAGGTTGATGCCACCTCGATGCCGTACTCCTCGCAGACGTTCGCGAGCTGGTCGAGACACTGCCGGTGCGCCCAGAAGGTGCGGGCTTTGAGGTTCGCCTCGACCGACCAGTACTCGCCGAGGACGCCGGTGAGGTCACCGTGATAGATGGTTTCGACGCCGTCGTCGTGGAGTCGCTCAACGAGGTCACGAAGGAGCGCGTTCACGGCGTGGTCGCGCCGGCGGGACCGCTTCCGATAGAGCCGCTTGATCCGCGTGCTGGTCTGCTGTCCAGCCGGCAGCTTCGCTTTGGCGTCGGCGATGCGCTCGGTCGTCTCACGGAACTGCCGAAACGGCTCCTGGCCGCCGTACCAGTACTGGTCGCCAGCCGTCGTCGTACACGCGACGAGGACGTTCGCGCCGATATCGAGCGCGGCGACGTCCGTCCCCGTCGGCGTCACCTGTTCCGCCTCGGGGACCGTCACCGGCTGGTGGGCCCGGTACGTCTCGTCGACGTCGTCGTAGGTGAGGTGAAGGCGACCCTGCTCGCCCTGCCAGTGCGGTTCACCGCGGATGGTAACCCGGAGCCGTTCGAACCGACTGAAACCGTACTCGTCTTTGAGCTGGCTGCCGATGGGGACCTCCAGCCGGGAGCGCTCGCCCCAGCAGATCGTGTAGGCGTCGTTGCGGATGTAGGTCCGCAGGTCGCGCCCGTCGGCTTGGTTCCCCCAATAGCCCGGCGGACTGACCTCTTGGTCGGCCTCCTCCACTGTCTCGAAGAACGACCGCCAGGCGGCGTCGTTGACGCGGGTGACCTGCTGGGTCGTCGCCGACCCCAACACGTCGACGTACTCGTCGTAGTAGCCGTCACAGTCCCAGACGCTCTCGCCGGCGAAGAACTGCTGCCGGCGCGCATACGTCAGCTGGTTCCAGAGGCTCGCTGATGCATCAAGGAGGCGCCGAAGGACATTGTCGGCTCGCTCCGATTGCGGGACGACCTCGAAGGTGTTGGTTCGTCTCACCGCTCTGACTCACCCCACATCCGCGGCACGTAGCCGAGGTGTTCGACGTCGTCCGCATAGTCTCGAAGGAGCCCGATCAGGACGATTTCCGGAACACCGTTCTCGGCCTGTTCGACTAACCATTCCTCCAGTTCGACTTCGGCCTCCTCGATTTCGTTCAGTTCGACCGACATCGATCATCGCGCCTCTATCAGACGGTGCACCTGTC
It encodes the following:
- a CDS encoding DNA-binding protein: MSSNNASGKVVSVDEQAFEKAGGQAVDEDGFPVVDETPEFEAAVEQETQAKVDANHPDGIADTSQERIHGVTLEQEERIRAREAELERISTQAELGTQEGREQRTREVAAEGSKQRRREFQQRAASVDPMADPERDDPRAELSQDELATVNTEADRLATRVDGWSRAAISRRLADAVVDGTDMTSAVVRVFEALQTAPTGSVPIDALDEVDRGTVTIEGRVETLWDSDSPAIQQVGLIADESGQTKLTVWKASDAPWIEEGEKVRIHEAATNWYKGRISVAVTGWSSIHFPERGRWWDA
- a CDS encoding PQQ-binding-like beta-propeller repeat protein codes for the protein MAPLTRRQLLQQTAAGGGVLALAGCTAPNLPGHSDGESVPKPFTNDAYTASYTTAGRWLQDGHDGGRTGNAASIVPHGDVDVAWLRRPGTDPHSATAPIAGPDQVYIAYVESPDDAEHSETHLAGFDAESGEQQLDVDLGIGRAVGLALVDETLLAVTRGADYEQATLTGLARDDGSTQWTDTIPDVTGSPAVVDETCYLATRDEDNAVYAYTLDGTQQWRTSIEGECYTAPCADSGGVYVGLTDGRIAALDATTGDRRWSKQIATRDDCCPDIQGTPTVADGRLYVPGITEELVAADTADGTVLWRTAVVDEDYGNAIPSPAVTAETAYVNTYHGGLVAIDISDGTVRWRSAESGYNQSPAVGDGGVVVPQNDAVVAFETGDRQAWTIEITVPDIGMAGYIMDTDVALAHGMCYVGVADGRIYAIGSSE
- a CDS encoding RNA-guided endonuclease TnpB family protein — protein: MRRTNTFEVVPQSERADNVLRRLLDASASLWNQLTYARRQQFFAGESVWDCDGYYDEYVDVLGSATTQQVTRVNDAAWRSFFETVEEADQEVSPPGYWGNQADGRDLRTYIRNDAYTICWGERSRLEVPIGSQLKDEYGFSRFERLRVTIRGEPHWQGEQGRLHLTYDDVDETYRAHQPVTVPEAEQVTPTGTDVAALDIGANVLVACTTTAGDQYWYGGQEPFRQFRETTERIADAKAKLPAGQQTSTRIKRLYRKRSRRRDHAVNALLRDLVERLHDDGVETIYHGDLTGVLGEYWSVEANLKARTFWAHRQCLDQLANVCEEYGIEVASTSEAWTSQTCPECGERERTRRHRETLRCPCGFEGHADLVASRTLLEQATNTEVRPTARPVRFQWDDHQWFPVKGATVGPNE